One Aethina tumida isolate Nest 87 chromosome 5, icAetTumi1.1, whole genome shotgun sequence genomic window carries:
- the LOC109595615 gene encoding CAD protein, with product MAEHRSEPCYLVLEDGTVLPGQSFGAKKPIDGEVVFQTGMVGYPESLTDPSYHAQILVLTYPIIGNYGVPEHVKDDNELPYFFESNRIWAAGLVVDEHCDEPSHWRNTQTLSSWMEKENVPGIQGIDTRELTKKLRERGTILGKIVYSLPLSDNIIPDPNQRNLVKEVSVKSVKTYNPTGIPRICAVDCGLKYNQIRCLLKRGCRVDLVPWDHPLKAEEYDGLFLSNGPGNPEMCRTTIENIRNVLQGIKIKPIFGICLGHQLLSMAIGCKSFKMKYGNRGHNQPCIHHGTKRCFMTSQNHGFAIDPATLPKGWEPLFTNANDKTNEGIIHSILPYFSVQFHPEHTAGPEDLENLFDVFIDAVKNFESTNVCVKDMLTQSIETKNLPKPLENIPNKVLIIGSGGLSIGQAGEFDYSGSQAIKALKEENIKTILINPNIATVQTSKGLADKVYFLPLIPDYVEQVIRAERPDGVLLTFGGQTGLNCGVELEKQGVFKKYGVQILGTPIEAIIDTEDRKIFSERVAEIGERVAPSMAAHSVEEALAAAEQLGYPVMARAAFSLGGLGSGFASSQDELKALAVQALAHSSQLIIDKSLKGWKEVEYEVVRDAYDNCITVCNMENVDPLGIHTGESIVVAPSQTLSNREYNMLRTTALKVIRHFGVVGECNIQYALNPHSEEFYIIEVNARLSRSSALASKATGYPLAYVAAKLALGTPLPQINNSVTGVTTACFEPSLDYCVVKIPRWDLHKFSRVSTKIGSSMKSVGEVMAIGRKFEEAFQKALRMVDENVVGFDPYLKKVDDEELKEPTDKRMFVVAAALKSGYSVDKIYNLTKIDKWFLEKMKNIIVWTTHMETLDQQHLSYSTLLKVKQLGFSDKQIATAVKSTELAIRKQRQEYKILPYVKQIDTVAAEWPASTNYLYLTYNASSHDLTFKEEHTMVIGSGVYRIGSSVEFDWCAVGCLRELRNLNRKTIMVNYNPETVSTDYDMSDRLYFEEISFEVVMDIYNLENPTGIILSMGGQLPNNIAIDLHRQQARILGTSPDSIDGAENRFKFSRMLDRIGIMQPRWKELTNLKSAIDFCEEVGYPCLVRPSYVLSGAAMNVAHSNQDLETYLNAASDVSKEHPVVISKFILESKEIDVDAVACDGVILCMAVSEHVENAGVHSGDATLVTPPRDLNPKTLAKIKHICKSIAASLEVTGPFNMQLIAKDNDLKVIECNVRVSRSFPFVSKTLDHDFVAMATRVIVGEPVEPVDVLNGCGKVGVKVPQFSFSRLAGADFMLGVEMASTGEVACFGENRYEAYLKAMMSTGFSIPKKSILLSIGSFKHKMELLPSMRALQKMGYKLYASLGTADFYNEHGVDVESVQWTFDNMDSITSQGELTHLAEFLSKKEFDLVINLPMRNGGARRVSSFMTHGYRTRRLAIDYSIPLVTDVKCTKLLVEALRLIGKAPPMTTTVDCMSSRTVIKLPGLIDTHVHVREPGATHKEDYSTCTAAALAGGVTMICAMPNTNPAIVDEESFLLVKKLAKEKARCDYAIFMGASSTNFDTVAEFAADAAGLKMYLNDTFTTLKLNNLDIWGKHLANWPKKAPLCVHAESQTTAAIILLASLHNRPVHVCHVARKEEIQIIKAAKEKGLKITCEVCPHHLFLSTDDIERVGKGRSQVRPVLVSPEDQQALWDNLHVIDCFATDHAPHTVEEKSSDNPPPGFPGLETILPLLLNAVNEGRLTIEDIVNKFHKNPRKIFNLPEQANTYVEVYLDDEWVIPEAMSYSKSRWTPFAGKKIKGSIHRVVLRGEVVYVDGQVLAQPGFGQNVREWEGKRSASSLDRPVTPATHVENNEYENDGHTNEILNKLLMDHSKVHFSTETQTIDGRTSGISPVPFNTRVRTESTSQTEGSHHPLHGLTGKHIIAVDMFTKDQLNDIFNLAQTFRVYVQKDRPLDHILKGKIMASIFYEVSTRTSCSFAAAMQRLGGRVIYMDESSSSVKKGETLEDSVAVMAGYADVVVLRHPSPGSVMKASHYCRKPLINAGDGIGEHPSQALLDIFTIREEIGTVNGLTITLVGDLKNGRTVHSLARLLTLYNVQLRYVSPPSLKMPKHITQYVASKGISQEEFDNLESVLPDTDILYMTRIQRERFESQEEYDKACGHFVITPQIMTRAKRKMAVLHPLPRVFEISAEFDTDPRAAYFRQAECGMYVRMALLSMVLGRC from the exons ATGGCAGAGCACCGATCTGAGCCCTGCTATCTGGTACTGGAGGACGGCACCGTCCTGCCCGGACAGTCTTTCGGCGCCAAAAAGCCCATCGATGGCGAAGTCG taTTCCAAACTGGTATGGTGGGATATCCGGAATCCCTAACAGACCCTAGTTACCACGCTCAAATCTTAGTCCTGACTTATCCCATCATTGGAAACTATGGAGTCCCAGAGCACGTCAAAGATGATAACGAACTACCCTA TTTCTTCGAATCCAATCGTATCTGGGCGGCTGGTTTGGTCGTCGATGAGCACTGTGACGAACCAAGTCACTGGCGCAATACTCAAACCCTTTCCAGTTGGATGGAAAAGGAGAACGTGCCCGGAATTCAAGGCATAGATACCAGGGAACTGACGAAGAAGCTACGCGAAAGAGGCACCATCCTAGGCAAAATTGTTTACAGTTTGCCTCTCAGCGACAATATCATACCGGATCCGAACCAAAGAAATTTGGTTAAAGAAGTATCCGTAAAG aGTGTCAAGACTTACAATCCGACAGGAATTCCAAGAATATGTGCGGTTGATTGcggattaaaatataaccagATTCGATGTCTCTTAAAAAGAGGCTGTCGTGTTGACTTGGTTCCTTGGGACCACCCTTTAAAAGCTGAAGAATACGACGGTCTTTTTCTTAGTAACGGACCCGGTAACCCAGAGATGTGCAGAACTACCATAGAAAACATTAGAAATGTCCTTCAAGGTATCAAAATAAAACCTATTTTTGGTATTTGTTTGGGACATCAACTTTTGTCCATGGCTATTGGATGTAAGAGTTTCAAAATGAAGTACGGTAATCGTGGTCACAATCAACCTTGCATACACCACGGTACTAAAAGGTGCTTTATGACATCTCAGAATCATGGATTCGCAATTGATCCCGCAACCCTTCCCAAAGGCTGGGAACCTTTATTCACCAACGCAAACGACAAAACTAATGAAGGTATTATTCATTCTATCTTGCCATACTTCAGCGTCCAATTCCATCCTGAACATACCGCCGGACCGGAGGacctagaaaatttatttgatgtttttattgatGCAGTTAAGAATTTTGAATCAACCAATGTCTGTGTAAAAGACATGCTTACACAGTCTATAGAAACAAAAAACCTTCCAAAACCTCTTGAAAACATCCCCAACAAAGTGCTAATAATTGGATCCGGTGGTCTTTCAATAGGACAAGCCGGAGAATTTGATTACTCAGGTTCTCAAGCAATCAAAGCtttaaaagaagaaaacatcaaaaCAATTCTAATAAACCCCAACATCGCAACAGTACAAACATCCAAAGGGTTAGCCGATAAAGTTTACTTTCTGCCTTTGATACCCGATTATGTGGAACAAGTAATACGTGCAGAACGTCCCGATGGAGTTCTCTTAACGTTCGGTGGTCAGACCGGTCTTAACTGCGGCGTGGAATTGGAGAAACAAGgtgtattcaaaaaatatggcGTTCAAATCCTTGGTACACCAATCGAGGCAATCATTGATACAGAAGATAGAAAAATTTTCAGCGAAAGGGTGGCGGAAATTGGCGAAAGAGTTGCCCCCAGTATGGCGGCGCACTCGGTCGAGGAGGCATTGGCTGCTGCTGAACAGCTCGGTTATCCCGTTATGGCTAGGGCTGCATTTTCTTTAGGAGGTCTCGGATCTGGTTTTGCCAGTTCTCAGGATGAATTGAAGGCCTTGGCGGTTCAGGCGCTCGCCCATTCCAGCCAGTTAATCATCGACAAGTCTTTGAAAGGATGGAAAGAAGTCGAATACGAAGTTGTAAGAGATGCCTACGATAATTGCATAACTGTTTGTAATATGGAAAACGTGGATCCTTTGGGAATTCACACAGGAGAATCAATTGTTGTCGCACCCAGCCAAACTTTGTCCAACAGAGAGTACAATATGCTTCGTACCACAGCACTCAAAGTTATAAGACATTTTGGAGTGGTAGGAGAATGTAATATTCAATATGCACTAAATCCTCATTCGGAAGAATTCTACATAATAGAAGTTAACGCCAGATTATCTAGAAGTTCAGCTTTGGCCAGTAAAGCAACAGGTTATCCATTGGCTTATGTGGCTGCCAAATTGGCTCTGGGAACTCCTTTGccacaaataaataactctGTAACAGGAGTTACAACAGCTTGTTTCGAACCTAGTTTGGATTATTGTGTTGTTAAAATACCTCGCTGGGATTTGCATAAATTTTCCAGAGTCAGCACCAAGATTGGTAGTTCCATGAAGAGTGTCGGTGAGGTTATGGCTATTGGAAGGAAGTTTGAGGAAGCATTTCAGAAAGCACTCAGAATGGTGGATGAAAACGTGGTAGGTTTTGATCCGTATCTCAAAAAAGTTGATGATGAAGAACTAAAAGAGCCGACCGACAAGAGAATGTTCGTTGTAGCAGCAGCCCTTAAAAGTGGATATTCCGTagacaaaatttataacttgacTAAAATTGACAAGTggtttttggaaaaaatgaaaaacattatAGTCTGGACCACCCACATGGAAACTCTGGACCAACAACATTTATCTTATTCAACTTTGCTCAAGGTTAAGCAACTCGGTTTTTCAGATAAGCAAATTGCAACAGCCGTGAAGAGCACGGAGCTAGCCATAAGGAAACAACGTCAAGAATACAAAATCCTTCCTtatgtaaaacaaatagaTACTGTTGCAGCTGAATGGCCCGCTTCCACTAACTACTTATATCTAACTTATAACGCATCATCCCACGACCTCACGTTTAAAGAAGAGCACACAATGGTGATTGGATCAGGTGTTTACAGAATTGGTAGCTCTGTAGAGTTTGACTGGTGCGCCGTTGGTTGCTTAAGAGAATTAAGAAACCTAAATAGAAAAACTATTATGGTGAATTACAACCCGGAGACTGTCAGTACTGATTACGACATGTCTGACAGATTGTACTTTGAGGAAATCTCATTTGAAGTGGTGATGGATATTTACAACTTAGAAAATCCTACAGGAATAATACTCTCAATGGGAGGGCAATTACCCAACAATATTGCAATCGATCTACACAGACAACAGGCAAGGATCCTGGGAACATCTCCGGATTCCATTGATGGTGCAGAAAATCGATTCAAATTCTCGAGAATGTTGGATCGCATTGGTATAATGCAGCCCCGTTGGAAGGAGCTCACGAATTTGAAGTCTGCAATTGATTTCTGTGAGGAGGTGGGTTACCCTTGTTTAGTCCGTCCTTCGTACGTTTTAAGTGGTGCCGCCATGAACGTGGCACATTCCAACCAAGACTTAGAAACCTATCTTAATGCCGCCAGTGATGTTTCTAAGGAGCACCCGGTTGTTATTTCGAAGTTCATTTTAGAGTCTAAGGAAATTGATGTGGATGCAGTGGCATGTGACGGCGTTATTCTGTGCATGGCGGTGTCTGAGCACGTGGAGAACGCCGGCGTGCACTCCGGCGACGCTACTTTAGTGACGCCACCTAGAGATTTGAATCCTAAGACTTTGGCgaaaataaagcacatttgtAAGTCAATTGCTGCATCGTTGGAGGTAACTGGTCCGTTCAACATGCAACTAATCGCCAAGGATAATGATTTGAAAGTTATCGAATGTAACGTAAGGGTGTCCAGATCGTTTCCCTTCGTTTCCAAAACGTTGGACCACGATTTTGTCGCTATGGCAACAAGGGTGATTGTAGGAGAACCAGTCGAACCTGTGGATGTTCTGAATGGATGCGGGAAAGTTGGAGTTAAGGTACCTCAATTTTCCTTCTCGAGATTGGCTGGAGCTGATTTCATGCTAGGAGTTGAAATGGCATCGACCGGTGAAGTAGCATGCTTCGGTGAAAATAGATATGAAGCTTATTTAAAAGCTATGATGAGTACTGGGTTCAGTATTCCGAAGAAATCTATTCTTTTATCTATTGGGAGTTTTAAG CATAAAATGGAGTTACTTCCAAGTATGAGGGCGTTGCAGAAAATGGGATATAAACTTTATGCCAGTTTGGGTACCGCCGATTTCTACAACGAACATGGTGTAGAT GTGGAATCAGTTCAATGGACATTCGACAACATGGACAGCATCACCAGTCAGGGAGAGCTGACTCATTTGGCGGAGTTTTTGTCCAAAAAGGAGTTCGATTTGGTCATCAATTTACCAATGAGAAACGGCGGAGCCAGAAGGGTCTCTTCCTTCATGACTCACGGATACAGAACCAGAAGATTGGCTATAGATTATTCGATTCCTCTTGTTACTGATGTGAAATGCACTAAATTACTTGTAGAG GCATTGAGATTGATAGGCAAAGCCCCACCGATGACCACCACCGTGGACTGCATGAGTTCACGCACCGTTATAAAACTGCCGGGTCTGATTGACACTCACGTGCACGTGCGTGAACCCGGAGCCACCCACAAAGAGGACTACTCGACCTGCACCGCCGCCGCATTGGCCGGCGGTGTAACGATGATTTGCGCCATGCCCAACACAAATCCCGCCATCGTCGACGAAGAATCGTTCCTGCTGGTCAAGAAACTGGCCAAGGAGAAGGCACGTTGCGATTACGCCATTTTCATGGGGGCCTCGTCCACCAACTTCGATACGGTTGCGGAGTTCGCGGCCGACGCCGCCGGTTTGAAGATGTATCTCAACGACACGTTCACTACACTGAAGCTCAACAATTTAGATATATGGGGCAAACATTTGGCCAATTGGCCTAAAAAAGCGCCGCTTTGCGTGCACGCTGAATCTCAGACGACGGCGGCGATCATTTTGCTGGCCAGTCTTCACAACCGGCCGGTTCACGTTTGTCACGTGGCAAGGAAAgaggaaattcaaattattaaggcTGCGAAAGAGAAAGGATTGAAGATAACGTGCGAAGTTTGTCCGCACCATCTGTTTTTGTCGACCGATGACATTGAGAGAGTTGGTAAGGGAAGAAGTCAGGTGCGGCCCGTTTTGGTGTCACCGGAGGATCAGCAAGCTCTCTGGGACAATTTACATGTAATTGATTGTTTCGCAACGGACCATGCGCCACATACAGTGGAAGAAAAGAGCAGTGATAACCCACCTCCAGGTTTTCCTGGTCTGGAAACGATTCTGCCTTTGCTTCTGAATGCCGTGAACGAGGGCAGATTGACCATAGAAGATATAGTAAACAAATTCCACAAAAATCCTAGAAAGATATTCAACCTTCCGGAACAAGCAAACACCTATGTGGAAGTCTATTTGGACGACGAGTGGGTTATTCCTGAAGCCATGTCCTACTCCAAGTCCAGGTGGACTCCTTTCGCcggcaaaaaaataaaaggttcCATCCATAGAGTAGTGTTGCGAGGTGAAGTTGTTTACGTGGATGGCCAGGTTTTGGCGCAACCAGGATTTGGGCAGAACGTGCGTGAATGGGAAGGAAAACGGTCGGCGTCCTCGCTTGACAGGCCCGTGACACCTGCAACGCACGTCGAAAATAACGAATATGAAAACGACGGCCACACAAATGAAATCCTGAATAAACTTCTCATGGATCACTCCAAAGTACATTTCTCTACCGAGACCCAGACAATCGACGGCAGAACTAGTGGCATCTCTCCCGTGCCTTTCAATACAAGAGTAAGAACTGAAAGCACCTCCCAAACCGAAGGTTCACACCACCCTCTCCATGGACTAACTGGAAAGCACATAATTGCAGTTGATATGTTCACTAAAGATCAACTTAACGACATCTTCAATTTGGCCCAGACTTTCAGAGTTTACGTGCAAAAAGATAGACCTCTAGATCACATACTGAAAGGAAAAATAATGGCGTCCATATTCTATGAAGTTAGTACGAGGACGAGTTGCAGTTTTGCAGCAGCCATGCAACGACTCGGCGGAAGAGTTATCTACATGGATGAGTCCAGTTCTTCTGTGAAGAAAGGCGAGACCCTCGAGGATTCGGTGGCAGTTATGGCGGGCTATGCGGACGTAGTTGTTTTGAGGCATCCGTCCCCCGGATCGGTTATG AAAGCGTCCCATTACTGCAGAAAACCTCTGATAAACGCCGGCGATGGCATCGGTGAGCATCCATCGCAAGCATTGCTGGATATTTTCACCATAAGGGAAGAAATCGGTACCGTCAATGGGTTAACGATCACATTGGTTGGTGATTTAAAGAACGGTAGGACTGTGCACTCTTTGGCCAGACTGCTGACGTTGTACAATGTGCAGTTACGGTACGTGAGTCCGCCCAGTTTAAAAATGCCCAAGCACATCACGCAATACGTCGCTTCGAAAGGCATATCACAAGAAGAATTCGACAATTTGGAGTCGGTGTTGCCAGACactgatattttatacatGACAAGAATACAAAGGGAAAGATTCGAAAGCCAAGAAGAATATGATAAG gcATGTGGACACTTTGTGATCACACCACAAATAATGACGAGGGCGAAAAGGAAGATGGCAGTGCTTCATCCTTTGCCTAGGGTTTTTGAGATCAGTGCTGAATTCGACACGGATCCCAGAGCTGCTTATTTCAGACAAGCTGAATGCGGGATGTACGTAAGAATGGCGCTACTCTCGATGGTTTTGGGAAGGTgctaa
- the LOC126265721 gene encoding uncharacterized protein LOC126265721, whose amino-acid sequence MKILNYDTDITMRFKEQLETDPEMFILNNLLLSVMFFENYVKEMQPYATMYKSDDRKRKINNSLQRLLAEDKMCQILPDCILESVSKHVAYKPHHGKLKQIFQPISTKRMFLINDIVDVVPSDQTISEYSSLDKPSYIFKLIYSERKGFVKLIHVEDPLHKTVTPAHYTLSDEPVPSTSSQNDDYSAITNLRTPQPIEQDEGTTVRRTTLPNSCFRSKKQKYESEEGEEETNEEDTVTYIRYLSSAGYMKYFRKEVFQSIVTKTIGKIKGQSQWVPGKIFCTEEDEFEREVPWEIIPAIAIPWPVDHAYDFENKPWPSAKVIQQIQETNAVAIPTGFFTKIGTNAENEIEWEICFPKAEHILQCQMSHAQIRCYMLLLAIHKDFIEPVTKGQGLLPEHIRNHMFWEIQKEPDYIYWQNNLLANKMKNIIYELNERISSRHLQHFFINQRNMFENIPTKYLDYAHKIFHNFLELPIMHFISVIRNIRYLNPSEYYPSINYNHLIQILADTGDVSFKGQESLSKVTDQKNKKQNLSNGEEEEKPKKSIDSIDLSWTPNFGSSVRQEVNLLKLFINLFLKIANRSSQISESPQTILYCKQTQYLCEILRQLSRSSEEEVAKFYSQAKEIEERERIKMAKNKDNKPRLPTRTSIQVHQVVNGNQVNLHALNKAFNTKVTVKNQISQRPSGSNKIDRRKSNMSET is encoded by the exons atgaaaatattaaattacgacACTGACATTACCATGCGTTTTAAAGAACAATTGGAAACTGATCCGGAAATGTTCATCCTTAATAACTTACTATTAAGTGTTATGTTTTTCGAAAATTATGTCAA AGAAATGCAACCGTACGCCACAATGTATAAATCCGATGACCGAAAACGGAAGATTAATAACAGCCTCCAAAGACTGCTGGCCGAAGATAAAATGTGTCAAATTTTGCCGGACTGCATTTTAGAAAGCGTCAGCAAACACGTAGCTTACAAGCCACATCATGGCAAGCTGAAGCAAATATTTCAGCCAATATCTACCAAGCGGATGTTCCTGATAAATGATATTGTAGATGTTGTGCCCAGTGACCAAACAATATCTGAATACTCATCTCTGGATAAGCCttcgtatatatttaaattgatttattcggAAAGAAAAG GATTCGTTAAGTTGATACATGTGGAAGATCCATTGCACAAAACTGTCACACCAGCCCACTATACCTTATCAGACGAGCCGGTACCATCAACCAGTTCTCAGAACGATGATTACAGTGCCATAACTAATTTACGAACTCCCCAACCCATAGAACAAGATGAAGGTACGACTGTGAGAAGAACTACTTTACCGAATTCCTGTTTCCGTTCCAAGAAACAAAAGTATGAAAGCGAGGAAGGTGAAGAAGAAACAAATGAAGAAGATACAGTTACTTACATCAGATACTTGAGTTCAGCTGGTTACATGAAGTATTTCAGAAAAGAAGTGTTTCAGTCGATCGTAACTAAGACAATAGGTAAGATTAAGGGACAATCACAATGGGTGCCCGGAAAAATTTTTTGCACGGAGGAGGACGAGTTTGAGAGGGAAGTTCCGTGGGAGATAATTCCAGCCATAGCTATTCCTTGGCCAGTTGATCACGCCTACGACTTTGAAAACAAACCGTGGCCTTCGGCTAAAGTTATCCAacaaattcaagaaacaaatGCGGTTGCCATTCCGACTGGTTTCTTTACTAAAATTGGTACAAACGCCGAAAATGAGATTGAGTGGGAAATTTGCTTTCCAAAAGCTGAACACATTTTGCAATGTCAAATGTCCCATGCCCAAATACGGTGTTATATGCTTTTGTTAGCTATTCATAAGGATTTTATAGAACCTGTGACAAAAGGTCAAGGACTTTTGCCGGAACATATAAGAAATCATATGTTTTGGGAGATACAAAAGGAACCTGACTATATATATTGGCAGAACAATTTATTAGCTAACaagatgaaaaatataatttatgaattaaacgAACGAATAAGCAGCAGACACCTGCAACATTTCTTTATCAATCAAAGAAAcatgtttgaaaatattcctACGAAGTATCTAGATTATGCCCATAAAATCTTTCACAACTTTTTGGAATTGCCAATCATGCACTTCATTTCGGTAATAAGGAACATTAGATACTTGAATCCGTCAGAATATTATCCTTCTATCAATTATAATCACTTGATACAGATACTTGCAGACACTGGCGATGTATCTTTTAAGGGGCAGGAGTCGCTCTCAAAGGTAACTGATCAGAAGAATAAAAAACAGAATCTCAGTAATGGAGAAGAGGAAGAAAAACCAAAAAAGTCCATTGATTCTATAGATCTTTCG TGGACGCCTAACTTCGGTTCATCTGTTCGGCAAGaagtaaatcttttaaaactattcattAATCTCTTTTTGAAAATAGCGAATAGAAGTTCCCAAATTTCGGAGTCTCCACAAACTATATTGTATTGCAAGCAGACTCAATATCTTTGTGAAATTTTACGTCAGTTGTCAAGGAGTAGCGAAGAAGAGGTCGCGAAATTCTACAGCCAAGCAAAAGAAATAGAGGAACGTGAGAGAATTAAAATggcaaaaaataaagataataagcCAAGGTTACCGACAAGAACTTCTATTCAAGTACATCAGGTTGTAAATGGCAATCAGGTAAACCTGCACGCATTAAATAAGGCTTTTAACACGAAGGTAACTGTAAAAAATCAGATTAGCCAAAGACCGTCTGGTTCTAACAAAATAGACAGGAGGAAAAGTAATATGTCAGAAACGTAA